The proteins below come from a single Oncorhynchus keta strain PuntledgeMale-10-30-2019 chromosome 1, Oket_V2, whole genome shotgun sequence genomic window:
- the numa1 gene encoding nuclear mitotic apparatus protein 1 isoform X1 has product MVLHLDKEHALLEWVNHLNVDLPVRRIKDLQDGVLLLKLVYKLRKEEPAKSYLDQHVQERLKVVSDFLQGDCRCSTERGALISWDNISNGLNLEVELSKVLVLLYYHSVINNHVDLNQLEYKFEVELASMLRFVLDNENSLYLSENLEKYLRKKPLFSFNSDISSTSSSSLFNDEESPVFRRRKNIGSVQFLDLQTVASSSVSSPLQDVMNTPQFQLKKLQRQLRQERDMRDELEKDLTTSAATLTHRESQICQLQHRIEKLLREQAEQEQEPRDELQELHSKNEGLRTRLHEVLKECQALKTNSSQMERKVDNLTEENGTLSAQMREVIARLASAEAEVDRLTEAQDSAQGEWSSRHCHIQAELNQATAQKECLNEQMLILQSKISSLEDELSKAKMQEKGEVMGPILEWEQLKQELADATLRHAECECTIARLKGEKEQATTLHAQERASLQAESQRLQVLVTELQEALSALRADREALELASKEERESLTAQLHTLTAEVASLTQTVQQREQEVKALGEEVQQECIQRGELNLAMERQERKAREEIQELTSHVDTMGDSLRRAEEEVQVREKQLTKQQQESALQREVLQEEMAASEKVLKELKEQEEAVREEATLLHQEITTHATNLCSLRQEHTALQEQLARQQEEISLEKEAQSEAHREKEAVREELSRLQEELRSLGEQMAQLEEAQREKEFLLLQSTENIEILQTERATASSLAEAKDLELSSLREEVRAREEQLAMQQEEYRLQQEELREELAAQENEINNMRERLAGLMDQISLLKELCQEGKNMEALREEHTAQLEQLRIVKEQVEEVQERNEETSAALREKESSLREKEESLRRLEEELQSTTSLASQRRQEELTSLKEEVISQQEEVERRRAAEALSVEEARQLAREQESKRMELEESVSALQQQLDSAIQDNDRKRQKCERLEQDLEHRGTLVEELRQQEDSARLEATRLRQEISTHVSHLEAVQRGKEELARQQEELRGEVSLHQQRASELQKSLEVQEVAMRVLKEQTESTREEATVKMEAIQAQLEVVSSLAAAKDLQLSTLRDEATALQEQLGKREQEISLQKEVLQEAHMEKESVEVLREELARQQEELREELIRQQQRAQSLEQSLEEQQEALKELTVKEERAREEATLKMVALQAAKDLELSTLRQEATQLRQEISTHVSRLEEVQRGKEEQEGNAREEATVKMEALQAQLEVVLSLAAAKDLQLSTLRDEASLLCQENAKRAADLKDVQSEKIRMESLLSEEHRALQAELAKEQEELRGEVSLHQQRAAELQQSLEEKQEALRELKEQLVQQQEDSSLQKVLQEAQAAALQEEAVDALRGEMTLHQQRAAELQQSLEHQEATLREQEAKSTEDATLKMEALQAAKDLQLSTLTEKATTLQQQLAKREQEISLQKEVLQEAHIEKESVEALREELARQQEELIHQQQRAQSLEQSLEEQQEALKELTVKEERAREEATLKMVALQAAKDLELSTLRQEATQLRQEISTHVSRLEEVQRGKEKQEGNAREETTVKMEALQAQLAVVSSLATAKDLQLSTLRDEATALQEQLGKREQEISLQKEVLQEAHMEKESVEVLREELARQQEELREELIRQQQRAQSLEQSLEEQQEALKELTVKEERAREEATLKMVALQAAKDLELSTLRQEATQLRQEISTHVSRLEEVQSEGPLREEHTALQVQLAKQQEENSLQKGLLQEVQATVLQEREAKEILRGEVSLHQQSLERQEAVLREDLARQKEEGQAAGQVQKELMEQFSVLQQEKEALLTRAFQAEQNQSALERSMAELRAQAKSTESGQRQQLDALLLEKERLTEGNQVLEMKSSAAQRLEAVLQEELALLREQMEGTEWEKQVRDLREQLAANTEVVEHYKTQVEKAKSHYSGKKQQLVESQEQVTELQRSLEVREHEVNAVTTELKLLQKELKKARSKEKSLGSKINTLEAQLAFADRHLREQSQVRPERGPGRIEKMRGGRESVFLKVTQSQTHQEISGDSLDLSLDDSLNTTTRPMEPDESSTPLVRSSERVAAKRRALGGDSLETLYFTPMNNRQINRTSTERRLESSITSLGELALDSARKRPPTSSARRRRTTQVINITMSKTTPGRRGAGEDSDNETFYSLASVHSHPNITRRTHTARPVSMEIFHTPGKPAVALSDQLLSLPGYRRSTIHVAAPQSTGQFCVGAENEPDHAADDWLRIAELQARNQSCLPHLKSSYPLESRPSLGPSFEFTDDDLRMGDPTETIRRASVMPGQIQESLSSHRLSLHPGPADSTTATRPAYGSHRLSLMPPKPKASSTLNHQNTHNLRGSNLSLKRSAKDQEPDTPEAKRMATSCFPRPLTPKGGRFGSSNNRQPLSPAERRQSMVFSIDNTPRKAASKSGFLQRGMNKIRSSTRKSPGNKSSRVPQSGDGKSPRSGAGIVKSPQPGGKAQRKSPQPGGKAQRKSPRTNSSKSPKNPTSARKEPEVLVGKPIHLSR; this is encoded by the exons ATGGTGCTTCACCTTGATAAAGAGCATGCACTGTTGGAATGG GTTAACCACCTGAATGTGGACCTCCCGGTGCGGCGCATCAAGGATTTACAGGATGGCGTTTTGTTGTTGAAGCTCGTCTATAAACT TAGAAAGGAAGAGCCCGCTAAGTCCTATTTGGACCAGCATGTCCAGGAGAGGCTGAAAGTGGTCTCTGACTTCCTGCAAG GTGACTGTAGGTGCAGCACAGAACGGGGAGCTCTCATCTCCTGGGACAACATCAGCAATGGCCTAAACCTGGAGGTGGAGTTATCCAAG GTGCTTGTGCTCCTGTACTACCATAGTGTGATCAACAACCATGTTGACCTGAACCAACTGGAATACAAGTTTGAG GTTGAGCTTGCCTCCATGCTCCGCTTTGTTTTGGACAATGAGAATAGCCTCTACTTGAGTGAGAACTTGGAGAAATATCTAAGGAAGAAGC CCCTGTTCAGTTTCAACAGTGACATCTCCAgtacctcctcatcctccttgTTCAACGATGAGGAGTCCCCGGTTTTCCGGCGCAGAAAGAACATCGGTTCAGTTCAGTTTCTGGACCTCCAAACTGTTGCGTCCTCGTCTGTCAG TTCTCCCCTGCAGGATGTGATGAACACTCCTCAGTTCCAGCTGAAGAAGCTGCAGAGGCAGCTGCgtcaggagagagacatgagggatgagCTGGAGAAAGACTTGACCACCAGCGCCGCCACCCTCACCCATAGAG AGAGTCAGATCTGTCAGTTGCAGCACCGTATTGAGAAGCTGCTGAGGGAACAGGCTGAGCAGGAGCAGGAGCCCCGGGATGAGCTACAAGAACTGCACAGCAAGAACGAGGg GCTGCGGACTCGTCTCCATGAGGTGCTGAAGGAGTGCCAAGCGTTAAAGACTAACTCATCTCAGATGGAACGGAAGGTGGATAACCTGACAGAGGAGAATGGCACCCTTTCTGCCCAG atgcgTGAAGTGATTGCTCGGTTGGCGAGTGCTGAGGCTGAGGTGGACAGGCTGACTGAGGCCCAGGACTCTGCTCAGGGGGAGTGGAGCAGCAGACACTGCCACATTCAGGCTGAACTCAACCAGGCCACTGCTCAGAAG GAGTGTCTGAATGAACAGATGCTGATCCTGCAGAGCAAGATCTCCTCTCTAGAGGACGAGCTGAGTAAAGCCAAAATGCAAGAAAAAGGAGAGGTTATGGGCCCTATCTTGGAG TGGGAGCAGCTGAAACAGGAGCTGGCTGATGCCACCCTCAGGCACGCAGAGTGTGAGTGCACCATCGCCCGTCTGAAGGGGGAGAAGGAGCAGGCTACCACCCTGCATGCCCAGGAGAGGGCCTCGCTacaggcagagagccagagactGCAGGTCCTGGTGACTGAGCTCCAGGAAGCCCTGAGTGCTCTGCGGGCTGACAGAGAGGCTCTGGAGCTGGCCTCCAAGGAGGAGAGGGAGTCCCTGACTGCCCAGCTCCACACCCTGACTGCTGAGGTGGCCAGCCTTACCCAGACTGTACAACAACGGGAGCAGGAGGTGAAGGCTCTGGGGGAGGAGGTGCAGCAGGAGTGCATTCAGAGAGGGGAGCTGAACCTGGCTATGGAGCGGCAGGAGAGGAAGGCCAGAGAGGAGATCCAGGAGCTGACCAGCCACGTGGACACCATGGGTGACTCtctgaggagggctgaggaggaggTGCAGGTCAGGGAGAAGCAGCTTAccaagcagcagcaggagagtgCTCTACAGAGGGAGGTCCTACAGGAGGAGATGGCTGCATCTGAGAAGGTGTTAAAAGAGctgaaggagcaggaggaggccGTTAGAGAGGAGGCCACTCTACTGCACCAGGAGATAACGACACATGCTACGAACCTCTGCAGCCTGAGGCAGGAGCACACTGCTCTGCAGGAACAATTGGCTAGGCAGCAAGAGGAGATCTCCCTAGAAAAGGAGGCGCAGTCCGAAGCCCACAGGGAGAAGGAAGCGGTGAGGGAGGAGCTCTCTCGACTCCAGGAGGAGCTGAGGAGCCTGGGGGAACAGATGGCCCAGCTGGAGGAGGctcagagggagaaggagtttcTCCTCCTCCAGTCCACAGAGAACATAGAGAtcctccagacagagagagccacaGCCTCGTCCCTCGCCGAAGCCAAAGACCTGGAGCTCAGCAGCCTGAGAGAGGAGGTGCGGGCCAGGGAGGAGCAGCTAGCCATGCAACAAGAGGAGTACCGCTTACAGCAGGAGGAGCTACGGGAGGAGCTTGCCGCTCAGGAAAATGAAATCAATAACATGAGAGAGCGGCTCGCTGGCCTGATGGACCAGATCTCTCTGCTGAAGGAGTTGTGTCAGGAGGGCAAAAACATGGAGGCCCTGAGAGAAGAGCACACTGCCCAGCTGGAGCAGCTGCGGATAGTGAAGGAGCAGGTCGAAGAGGTccaggagaggaatgaggagaccTCGGCAGCTCTCAGGGAGAAGGAGTCGTCtctcagggagaaggaggagagccTCCGGAGGCTGGAGGAGGAGCTACAGTCCACCACCTCTCTGGCCTCCCAGAGACGACAGGAAGAACTGACCTCACTCAAGGAGGAAGTCATCTCGCagcaggaggaggtggagaggaggcgtGCCGCAGAGGCCCTGTCAGTTGAGGAGGCAAGGCAGTTGGCTAGGGAACAGGAGTCTAAACGTATGGAACTGGAGGAGAGCGTGTCAGCCCTACAGCAGCAGCTGGACTCAGCCATCCAGGACAATGATAGGAAGAGACAGAAGTGTGAGAGGCTGGAGCAGGACCTGGAGCACAGAGGAACACTGGTGGAAGAGCTGAGGCAGCAGGAGGATAGCGCCAGACTGGAGGCCACTCGACTCCGCCAGGAGATCTCTACACATGTCAGCCATCTGGAGGCCGtgcagagggggaaggaggagctAGCCAGGCAGCAGGAGGAGCTGAGAGGGGAGGTGTCCCTTCATCAGCAGAGAGCTTCAGAGCTCCAGAAGAGCCTGGAGGTGCAGGAGGTTGCTATGAGAGTGTTAAAGGAGCAGACTGAGAGCACCAGAGAGGAGGCCACTGTGAAGATGGAGGCCATACAGGCTCAGCTGGAGGTAGTGTCTTCTCTGGCTGCAGCTAAAGACCTGCAGCTCAGCACTCTGAGAGACGAGGCCACTGCCTTACAGGAGCAGCTAGGTAAGAGAGAGCAGGAGATCTCCCTTCAGAAGGAGGTGCTGCAGGAGGCCCACATGGAGAAGGAGTCAGTGGAAGTACTGAGAGAGGAGCTGGCCAGGCAACAGGAGGAGCTGAGAGAGGAGTTAATCCGCCAGCAGCAGCGAGCTCAGTCCTTAGAACAGAGCCTGGAGGAGCAGCAGGAGGCCCTGAAAGAGCTGACCGTAAAGGAGGAGCGAGCCAGAGAGGAGGCCACTCTGAAGATGGTGGCCCTCCAAGCAGCTAAGGACTTGGAGCTCAGCACCCTGAGACAGGAGGCTACACAACTCCGCCAGGAGATCTCCACACATGTCAGCCGTCTGGAGGAGGtgcagagggggaaggaggagcaggagggaaACGCAAGAGAGGAGGCCACTGTGAAGATGGAGGCCCTACAGGCTCAGCTGGAGGTAGTGTTGTCTCTGGCTGCAGCTAAAGACCTGCAGCTCAGCACTCTGAGAGACGAGGCCTCTCTACTCTGCCAGGAGAACGCCAAACGGGCAGCTGATCTAAAGGACGTGCAGTCAGAGAAGATTCGGATGGAGAGCCTGTTGAGCGAGGAGCACAGAGCCTTACAGGCGGAGCTGGCCAAGGAGCAGGAGGAGCTGAGGGGAGAGGTGTCCCTCCACCAGCAGAGAGCTGCAGAGCTCCAGCAGAGCctggaggagaagcaggaggCCCTTAGAGAGCTGAAGGAGCAGCTTGTCCAGCAGCAGGAGGACAGCTCCCTACAGAAGGTCTTGCAGGAGGCCCAGGCTGCAGCTCTCCAGGAGGAGGCGGTAGACGCTCTGAGGGGGGAGATGACCCTCCACCAGCAGAGAGCTGCAGAGCTCCAGCAGAGCCTGGAGCACCAGGAGGCTACCCTGAGGGAGCAGGAGGCGAAGAGCACAGAGGATGCCACTCTGAAGATGGAGGCCCTCCAAGCAGCTAAAGACCTGCAGCTCAGCACTCTGACAGAGAAGGCCACTACCTTACAGCAGCAGCTAGCTAAGAGGGAGCAGGAGATCTCCCTTCAGAAGGAGGTGCTGCAGGAGGCCCACATAGAGAAGGAGTCAGTGGAGGCACTTAGAGAGGAGCTGGCCAGGCAACAGGAGGAGTTAATCCACCAGCAGCAGAGAGCTCAGTCCTTAGAACAGAGCCTGGAGGAGCAGCAGGAGGCCCTGAAAGAGCTGACCGTGAAggaggagagagccagagaggaggCCACTCTGAAGATGGTGGCCCTCCAAGCAGCTAAGGACTTGGAGCTCAGCACCCTGAGACAGGAGGCTACACAACTCCGCCAGGAGATCTCCACACATGTCAGCCGTCTGGAGGAGGTgcagagggggaaggagaagcAGGAGGGAAACGCAAGAGAGGAGACGACTGTGAAGATGGAGGCCCTACAGGCTCAGCTGGCGGTAGTGTCTTCTCTGGCTACAGCTAAAGACCTGCAGCTCAGCACTCTGAGAGACGAGGCCACTGCCTTACAGGAGCAGCTAGGTAAGAGAGAGCAGGAGATCTCCCTTCAGAAGGAGGTGCTGCAGGAGGCCCACATGGAGAAGGAGTCAGTGGAAGTACTGAGAGAGGAGCTGGCCAGGCAACAGGAGGAGCTGAGAGAGGAGTTAATCCGCCAGCAGCAGCGAGCTCAGTCCTTAGAACAGAGCCTGGAGGAGCAGCAGGAGGCCCTGAAAGAGCTGACCGTAAAGGAGGAGCGAGCCAGAGAGGAGGCCACTCTGAAGATGGTGGCCCTCCAAGCAGCTAAGGACTTGGAGCTCAGCACCCTGAGACAGGAGGCTACACAACTCCGCCAGGAGATCTCCACACATGTCAGCCGTCTGGAGGAGGTGCAGAGCGAGGGCCCCCTGAGAGAGGAGCACACTGCCTTACAGGTGCAGCTGGCCAAGCAGCAGGAGGAAAACTCCCTACAGAAGGGACTGCTGCAGGAGGTGCAGGCCACAGTCCTCCAAGAGAGGGAGGCCAAGGAGATACTGAGAGGGGAGGTGTCCCTCCACCAGCAGAGCCTGGAGCGCCAGGAGGCTGTCCTGAGGGAGGATCTAGCCAGGCAGAAGGAGGAAGGGCAGGCAGCAGGCCAGGTGCAGAAGGAGTTGATGGAGCAGTTCTCTGTGCTCCAGCAAGAGAAGGAGGCTCTGTTAACCCGGGCCTTCCAGGCAGAGCAGAACCAGAGCGCGCTGGAAAGGAGCATGGCTGAGCTGCGAGCCCAGGCAAAGAGCACAGAAAGTGGCCAGAGACAACAGCTGGATGCCCTGCTCctggagaaggagaggctgactgagggtAACCAGGTCCTGGAGATGAAAAGTAGCGCAGCCCAGAGGCTGGAGGCTGTACTGCAGGAGGAACTGGCCTTGCTGAGAGAacagatggagggaacagagtggGAGAAGCAGGTCAGAGATCTACGGGAACAACTTGCTGCCAACACTGAGGTAGTGGAACACTACAAAACACAG GTTGAGAAGGCCAAGAGCCACTACTCGGGGAAGAAGCAGCAGCTTGTGGAGTCTCAGGAGCAGGTGACTGAGCTGCAGCGCAGCCTAGAGGTCAGAGAGCATGAGGTCAACGCTGTTACCACAGAGCTGAAGCTGCTGCAGAAGGAGCTGAAGAAGGCCAGGAGCAAAGAGAAGAGCCTCGGCTCCAAGATCAACACTCTGGAAGCACAG ctTGCGTTTGCTGATCGTCACCTTCGGGAGCAGAGCCAGGTTCGACCTGAGAGGGGACCAGGCAGGATTGAGAAgatgagagggggtagagagagtgtCTTCCTGAAAGTAACCCAGAGCCAGACTCACCAGGAGATCAGTGGGGACAGCCTGGACCTGAGCCTGGACGACTCCCTCAACACTACCAC GAGGCCAATGGAGCCTGACGAGTCCAGTACTCCCCTGGTGCGTAGCTCGGAGCGCGTAGCTGCTAAACGTCGTGCTCTGGGAGGGGACTCACTGGAGACCCTCTACTTCACCCCCATGAATAACCGTCAGATCAACCG GACCAGTACTGAGCGCCGGCTGGAGAGCAGCATCACATCCCTGGGAGAGCTGGCTCTGGACTCAGCCAGGAAGAGACCACCCACCTCCTCAGCTAGACGCCGAAGGACCACCCAGGTCATCAACATCACCATGAGCAAG ACGACCCCTGGTCgcagaggagcaggagaggatagTGACAACGAGACGTTCTACAGCCTGGCCTCCGTCCACTCCCATCCCAACATCACCAGAAGAACACACACTGCACGACCTGTCTCCATGGAGATCTTCCACACACCCGGAAAACCTGCCGTTGCCTTGAGCGATCAGCTCCTCAGTCTCCCTGGTTACCGTCGAAGCACCATCCACGTTGCAGCTCCACAGA GTACGGGCCAGTTCTGTGTAGGGGCAGAGAATGAGCCTGACCATGCTGCTGATGACTGGCTACGCATCGCTGAGCTGCAGGCCAGAAACCAGTCCTGTCTGCCTCACCTAAAGAGCAGCTATCCTCTGGAGTCCAGG CCCAGCCTGGGACCGTCCTTTGAGTTCACCGACGATGACCTGCGCATGGGCGACCCCACGGAGACCATCCGTAGAGCCTCTGTGATGCCCGGACAGATTCAGGAGTCTCTGTCATCCCACCGGCTCTCACTCCACCCGGGACCGGCCGACAGCACCACGGCCACCAGGCCAGCCTACGGCTCTCACCGCCTCTCACTGATGCCCCCCAAACCTAAAGCCAGCAGCACCCTGAACCACCAGAACACGCACAACCTCAGGGGGAGCAACCTGTCACTCAAACGCTCAGCCAAAGACCAGGAACCAGACACACCTGAg GCTAAGAGGATGGCAACCAGCTGTTTCCCGCGCCCTCTTACCCCTAAAGGAGGTCGTTTTGGCTCATCCAACAACCGCCAGCCTCTTAGCCCT GCTGAGCGGAGACAGTCCATGGTGTTCTCCATTGACAACACGCCTCGTAAGGCAGCTTCCAAGAGCGGCTTCCTACAGAGAGGCATGAATAAGATTCGCAGCTCCACCCGTAAATCCCCAGGGAACAAAAGCTCCCGTGTCCCGCAATCCGGAGATGGGAAGTCTCCCCGCAGTGGAGCCGGGATTGTGAAGTCCCCTCAGCCGGGAGGGAAGGCACAGAGGAAGTCCCCTCAGCCGGGAGGGAAGGCACAGAGGAAGTCCCCACGGACCAACAGCAGCAAGTCTCCAAAGAACCCCACCAGCGCACGCAAG GAACCTGAGGTGTTGGTTGGAAAGCCCATTCATCTGAGCAG atgA